The following are encoded in a window of Panicum virgatum strain AP13 chromosome 5N, P.virgatum_v5, whole genome shotgun sequence genomic DNA:
- the LOC120674660 gene encoding uncharacterized protein LOC120674660, whose product MDLQSAGIKRQIQLAELDEWREKAYHSSKLYKERTKRWHDKRIKIKQLKAGDKILLFNSRVCLFGHGKLRSKWEGPFLVLNAADHGAITLQDDDRNVFKANGQRLKIFLKLKIPELEEVDVYELTEIE is encoded by the coding sequence atggatctcCAATCAGCCGGAATCAAGAGACAAATCCAGTTGGCggaattggatgaatggagggagaaggcctACCATAGCTCTAAACTCTACAAAGAGCGAAcaaaaagatggcatgataagcgtATCAAGATCAAACAGCTCAAGGCGGGAGACAAGATACTCCTTTTCAACTCCCGTGTTTGCCTGTTTGGTCATGGTAAACTTAgaagcaagtgggaaggccccttCTTAGTGTTGAACGCCGCTGACCACGGCGCCATAACCCTCCAGGATGATGACAGGAATGTTTTCAAGGCCAATGGCCAGAGACTGAAAATATTCCTCAAGCTCAAAATTCCCGAGCTCGAAGAAGTAGATGTCTACGAGCTTACCGAGATAGAATAA